A stretch of Kyrpidia spormannii DNA encodes these proteins:
- a CDS encoding DUF2249 domain-containing protein: MRRIVDLDVRDMLRAKQEPFERIMETVSCLEPEDVFQLHATFRPDPLIRVLGRQGYRSTVVQESEEHFIVQFYREETERPFFRLDNRGLEPPEPMMRTLNFLEQHSECRAGELGLEIWNERVPAFLLPELEERGYRYDIEQEESGTVRVKIYRAQ, from the coding sequence ATGAGGAGGATTGTCGATTTAGACGTCCGGGACATGCTTCGGGCGAAGCAAGAGCCCTTTGAACGCATTATGGAAACGGTTAGCTGCCTGGAACCGGAGGACGTATTCCAACTGCATGCGACTTTTCGTCCCGACCCCTTAATCCGAGTTCTGGGGCGGCAAGGGTATCGGAGTACGGTTGTCCAAGAAAGCGAAGAGCATTTTATCGTGCAGTTCTATCGGGAGGAGACGGAGCGGCCCTTCTTCCGCCTCGACAACCGCGGGCTGGAGCCGCCGGAGCCCATGATGCGGACCCTGAACTTTTTAGAGCAACATTCCGAATGCCGAGCCGGTGAACTGGGACTCGAAATCTGGAATGAGCGAGTGCCCGCCTTCCTGCTCCCTGAACTGGAAGAACGAGGATATCGCTACGATATTGAGCAGGAAGAGAGTGGAACAGTCCGGGTCAAGATTTATCGAGCCCAGTGA
- a CDS encoding DUF2249 domain-containing protein, giving the protein MENRYAAVLDVRRFAPADKHRTIFFVWEALPPGEQLLLINDHDPKPLYYQFSAEQTNRFDWNYVEEGPTEWRVQLGKR; this is encoded by the coding sequence ATGGAAAACCGTTACGCCGCTGTGCTCGATGTGCGCCGGTTCGCTCCTGCGGACAAACACCGGACGATCTTTTTCGTCTGGGAGGCGCTGCCACCGGGAGAACAACTGCTCCTGATTAACGATCACGATCCCAAGCCGCTCTATTACCAATTCTCGGCAGAACAAACGAATCGGTTTGACTGGAACTACGTTGAAGAAGGCCCGACGGAGTGGAGGGTGCAACTGGGGAAGCGGTGA
- a CDS encoding GNAT family N-acetyltransferase — translation MMVVRDPADKDKALAVRRKVFIEEQEVPEDLELDEWDEDPRTVHIVVIESGSPVGAARMIPYGEKTMKIGRMAVLPGHRRRGLGSRVIGILEEIAEREGQRTIVLDAQVHARGFYERLGYEAEGEEFIDAGIPHIRMRKELRAQR, via the coding sequence GTGATGGTCGTGCGGGATCCGGCAGATAAAGACAAAGCCTTGGCGGTTCGCCGCAAGGTCTTTATTGAAGAGCAAGAAGTACCCGAGGACCTGGAGTTGGACGAGTGGGACGAGGATCCGCGAACGGTTCACATTGTGGTCATCGAGTCGGGCTCCCCGGTGGGGGCGGCCCGGATGATCCCTTATGGGGAGAAGACGATGAAGATCGGTCGCATGGCGGTTTTGCCCGGCCATCGACGGAGGGGGCTGGGGAGCCGGGTCATCGGCATTCTTGAAGAGATTGCCGAACGGGAAGGGCAAAGAACCATCGTTCTGGATGCCCAGGTCCATGCTCGGGGATTCTACGAAAGACTCGGGTACGAGGCCGAGGGAGAAGAGTTTATCGACGCCGGGATTCCCCATATCCGCATGAGAAAGGAACTCCGCGCGCAACGCTAG
- the nrdR gene encoding transcriptional regulator NrdR, with protein MQCPYCAHGDSKVIESRTTADAVRRRRECLACGRRFTTYERVEVSPLQVIKKDGMRETFSREKLRRGLLKACEKRPITSETIDAMVDRVERDLRQAFEREVTTNQIGERVMAVLREVDQVAYVRFASVYREFKDVETFLREILPLLDKERGQGL; from the coding sequence ATGCAGTGTCCCTATTGCGCGCATGGGGATTCAAAGGTGATTGAGAGCCGCACGACCGCCGATGCCGTGCGCCGGCGGCGGGAATGTCTCGCCTGCGGCCGCCGGTTTACGACGTACGAGCGGGTGGAGGTCTCCCCCCTTCAGGTTATCAAAAAAGACGGGATGCGGGAGACTTTTTCCAGGGAGAAACTCCGCCGCGGTCTGCTCAAAGCCTGTGAAAAGCGCCCCATCACCTCGGAAACCATCGATGCTATGGTGGATCGGGTGGAACGGGATTTGCGCCAGGCGTTTGAGCGTGAGGTGACCACGAACCAGATCGGTGAGCGGGTCATGGCTGTCCTCCGGGAGGTCGACCAGGTGGCCTATGTCCGCTTTGCCAGTGTATACCGCGAATTTAAAGACGTGGAGACATTTCTTCGGGAAATTCTTCCGCTCCTGGACAAAGAGAGGGGTCAAGGGTTGTGA